In the genome of Saprospira sp. CCB-QB6, one region contains:
- a CDS encoding DUF5106 domain-containing protein, with amino-acid sequence MNWIARSLVAFSLLCFAQGVWAQKGYDIKVKLKDYKNDTCILGYRLGDKTYVKDTAIGRNDQGYFEFKKDTLLEKGVYLILTKPTNSYFEFLVPSDEEQKLTIETNDEGGNWVKNLKIKGSEDNTAFVDYLHFLSKQAEKNRDMQTRLQALQKELDEMQGQGPKKAKLQAEKEELEQKMKTLNGEVTAYQEKMIKERPNYLSTKLILASRQPEVPESIAGDRTQAYYYFKKHYWDDFDFGDMRLIRTPVFQQKLDFYCDKLTVQDPDSVNASVDFILGNIIKAGDKDMYQFAAAHLLNRYANSKVICMDNVYYHIGSKYYCGAEKPEWVDQEQLEKICENVEDLRYSLCGEKAQDIKLTNIKTGLPVSLYGLKKRFVAVYFWDPSCGNCSKNSKKLVPVYEKWKDKGFEIYGICSKNIDDVDACKKKIKELGMNWINTSDKAYPLALTKKLYNVKVNPFVYLLDQEKNILYKRLDPEQIDQILTRAAEEDAKEKG; translated from the coding sequence ATGAATTGGATTGCACGCAGCTTAGTCGCCTTTTCCTTGCTTTGTTTTGCGCAAGGAGTTTGGGCCCAAAAAGGCTATGACATCAAAGTAAAATTAAAAGATTATAAGAACGATACTTGTATTTTGGGTTATCGTTTGGGAGACAAAACTTATGTAAAAGATACGGCCATTGGCCGCAACGATCAGGGTTATTTTGAGTTTAAAAAAGATACGCTTTTAGAAAAAGGGGTGTATTTGATTTTGACCAAGCCGACCAATAGTTATTTTGAATTCTTGGTCCCTTCTGATGAAGAGCAGAAATTGACGATAGAAACCAATGATGAGGGGGGAAACTGGGTTAAAAACTTAAAGATTAAAGGCTCTGAGGATAATACGGCCTTTGTAGATTATCTACATTTTTTGTCTAAGCAGGCCGAAAAGAATAGAGATATGCAAACTCGCTTGCAAGCACTGCAAAAAGAGTTGGATGAAATGCAGGGCCAAGGGCCAAAAAAGGCAAAATTACAGGCGGAGAAAGAAGAGCTAGAACAAAAAATGAAAACGCTCAATGGCGAAGTGACGGCTTATCAGGAAAAAATGATTAAGGAGCGCCCCAACTACTTATCGACCAAGTTAATTTTGGCTTCTCGTCAACCCGAAGTGCCCGAATCTATTGCAGGCGATCGCACCCAAGCTTATTATTATTTCAAGAAACATTATTGGGATGATTTTGACTTTGGTGATATGCGTTTGATTCGCACACCTGTATTTCAGCAAAAACTAGATTTTTACTGTGATAAATTAACAGTGCAAGATCCTGACTCTGTAAATGCTTCTGTTGATTTTATTTTGGGCAATATTATTAAAGCTGGCGACAAAGATATGTATCAATTTGCGGCTGCGCATTTGCTCAATCGCTACGCCAATAGCAAAGTAATTTGCATGGATAATGTTTATTATCATATTGGTAGCAAATATTATTGTGGGGCTGAAAAACCTGAGTGGGTAGATCAAGAGCAATTGGAGAAAATTTGTGAGAATGTAGAAGATTTGCGTTATAGCCTTTGTGGAGAAAAAGCGCAGGATATTAAACTCACAAATATTAAAACGGGCTTGCCCGTTAGCCTTTATGGTTTGAAAAAGCGTTTTGTAGCCGTTTATTTCTGGGATCCTAGCTGTGGGAATTGTAGCAAAAACTCTAAGAAATTGGTCCCCGTTTATGAAAAATGGAAAGACAAAGGCTTTGAAATTTATGGGATTTGCAGCAAAAACATTGATGATGTAGATGCTTGTAAGAAAAAGATCAAAGAATTGGGCATGAACTGGATCAACACCAGCGATAAAGCTTATCCTTTGGCCTTGACCAAAAAACTTTATAATGTAAAAGTGAATCCTTTTGTCTATTTGTTGGACCAAGAAAAAAATATCTTGTACAAACGCTTAGATCCCGAGCAAATTGATCAAATTTTGACTCGTGCAGCAGAAGAAGACGCCAAAGAGAAAGGATAA
- a CDS encoding glycosyltransferase family 2 protein produces the protein MPTSKVAAQAPLVAIAILNYNGADYLERFLPSVLQTTYANTQLFVIDNGSTDDSIDRLKKWGFERFMATADQPLPPAQSADRKIPRYYIDLPENYGFAEGYNRGLAQLQHADYYVLLNSDVEVSPDWIEPLIHCLEKSPQRAAAQPKILMEAQRNLFEHAGAAGGWMDHWGYPFCRGRIFSELEEDKGQYDQTEEIFWASGAALCIRSQLYHQFGGLDADFFAHMEEIDLCWRLKRGNYQIYVCPKAKVWHVGGGTLPMYNPRKDYLNFRNSLVCLLKNKEGGLGLFLLLYWRLLLDALAAIRFMKEGKWGSIGAIVKAHWHFFFAFPKHWKKRAEIKERLSAYAYNKKPQFNSTGYLRKSIVWLHFAKKVKTFKELDL, from the coding sequence ATGCCTACTTCTAAAGTAGCAGCCCAAGCGCCGCTGGTGGCTATCGCCATACTCAACTATAATGGAGCCGATTATCTTGAGCGTTTTTTGCCCTCGGTTTTGCAAACGACTTACGCAAATACCCAACTTTTTGTCATTGACAACGGCTCTACAGATGATTCTATTGATCGGCTAAAAAAATGGGGCTTTGAACGCTTTATGGCCACGGCCGACCAACCTTTGCCCCCCGCACAATCTGCAGATAGAAAAATTCCACGCTATTATATTGACTTGCCCGAAAATTATGGTTTTGCAGAAGGCTATAATCGAGGCTTGGCCCAATTGCAACATGCAGATTATTATGTGCTGCTCAATTCTGATGTAGAAGTTAGTCCCGATTGGATTGAACCCCTCATTCATTGCCTAGAAAAATCGCCCCAACGAGCAGCCGCCCAACCAAAAATTTTAATGGAAGCCCAGCGCAATTTATTTGAACATGCTGGCGCAGCAGGCGGTTGGATGGACCATTGGGGCTATCCCTTTTGTCGCGGACGAATTTTTTCCGAATTAGAAGAAGATAAAGGGCAATACGATCAAACCGAAGAAATTTTTTGGGCTTCTGGAGCCGCACTTTGCATTCGTAGCCAACTTTATCATCAGTTTGGCGGATTAGATGCCGATTTTTTTGCACACATGGAAGAAATAGATCTTTGTTGGCGATTAAAAAGAGGCAATTATCAAATTTATGTTTGTCCCAAGGCCAAAGTTTGGCATGTAGGCGGCGGAACCCTCCCAATGTATAACCCCCGCAAAGATTATCTCAATTTTAGAAACAGTTTGGTTTGCCTACTCAAAAATAAAGAGGGGGGCTTGGGCCTCTTCCTCCTTTTATACTGGCGACTTTTATTGGATGCTTTGGCCGCCATTCGCTTTATGAAAGAAGGAAAATGGGGGAGTATTGGCGCTATCGTGAAAGCACATTGGCATTTTTTCTTTGCCTTTCCAAAACACTGGAAAAAAAGAGCAGAGATCAAAGAACGCCTCTCTGCTTATGCCTATAACAAAAAACCTCAGTTTAATAGCACGGGCTATTTGCGCAAAAGTATTGTCTGGCTGCATTTTGCCAAAAAAGTAAAAACCTTTAAAGAACTGGACCTATAA
- the ribF gene encoding riboflavin biosynthesis protein RibF — MKIYRQLEALPKFKRAVLSMGSFDGVHLGHQHIIKQLVQLAKERDGETVLLTFDPHPRIVLAQKRGEPTSLRLLTSLEEKAEILEQAGISHLVVVPFTEAFSSLSPADYLDQFLLHYFQPACIAIGYDHKFGKGRAGDIHFLREAQKSRSFELKEFDKKEVDEIAVSSTKIRRAISEGKIMLAQQLLGRPYSFGGKVVQGLQLGRKLGFPTANIAVENPYKLLPPEGIYVAQVILPNGEKKQGMLYRGPRPTLENEPNITLEINIFDFEGDLYGQELKVEMLKYLRADVRFENLDQLSAQLAQDRLDSLAFFAHQ, encoded by the coding sequence ATGAAAATTTATCGCCAACTAGAAGCTTTGCCCAAATTTAAGCGGGCAGTGCTGAGCATGGGCTCTTTTGATGGAGTACATTTGGGGCATCAACATATTATTAAGCAGTTGGTCCAACTGGCTAAAGAGCGAGATGGAGAAACTGTTTTATTAACTTTTGATCCGCATCCACGAATTGTTTTGGCCCAAAAAAGAGGCGAACCGACCAGCTTGCGTTTGTTGACGAGTTTGGAAGAAAAAGCCGAAATTTTGGAACAGGCGGGCATTTCTCATTTGGTGGTGGTGCCTTTTACCGAAGCCTTTTCTTCTTTGAGTCCAGCAGATTATTTGGACCAATTTCTCTTGCATTATTTTCAGCCCGCTTGCATTGCCATTGGTTATGACCATAAGTTTGGCAAAGGGCGCGCTGGTGATATTCATTTTTTAAGAGAGGCACAAAAAAGCCGCAGTTTTGAACTCAAAGAGTTTGATAAAAAGGAAGTGGATGAGATTGCCGTGAGCTCGACTAAAATTCGCAGAGCAATTTCTGAAGGCAAAATTATGTTGGCCCAACAATTATTGGGGCGGCCGTATAGTTTTGGCGGAAAAGTAGTGCAAGGTTTGCAACTAGGCCGAAAACTAGGTTTCCCCACCGCCAATATTGCCGTAGAGAATCCCTATAAGCTCTTGCCGCCAGAAGGTATTTATGTGGCGCAAGTTATTTTGCCCAATGGCGAAAAAAAACAGGGCATGTTGTATAGAGGGCCGCGCCCCACTTTGGAAAATGAACCAAATATTACACTCGAAATTAACATTTTTGATTTTGAAGGGGACCTTTATGGCCAAGAACTCAAAGTAGAAATGCTCAAATATTTAAGAGCGGATGTTCGCTTTGAAAATTTGGACCAACTTTCGGCACAATTGGCGCAAGATCGCCTAGATAGCCTCGCTTTTTTTGCCCACCAATAA
- a CDS encoding SH3 domain-containing protein, whose protein sequence is MSESSRKRRERKRAQEEAKKQQQKQIKLNLEEAPKEKKGLLAVLRPIELVSGGLLIGSLLLYGVSRCSRTEELPSPEVVAVDSAAVLQPAAPQAAAVKYYVVLDSLKFRTGPYLDSTLIRILPHGEELISLNKVTDFEQGLRVSVDEFTREPWVKVRDKNGREGWVYGAGIRPYRKNKPAPRPEPVVEEEAENSNSETEQ, encoded by the coding sequence ATGTCAGAAAGCTCTCGGAAAAGAAGGGAAAGAAAAAGAGCCCAGGAAGAGGCCAAAAAACAACAACAAAAACAAATAAAGTTAAATTTGGAGGAAGCCCCAAAAGAAAAAAAGGGTTTGTTGGCTGTTTTGCGCCCCATTGAGTTGGTGAGCGGTGGTTTGTTAATCGGTTCGCTTTTATTGTATGGGGTGTCTAGATGTAGCCGAACGGAAGAGCTTCCGTCTCCAGAAGTGGTTGCGGTGGATAGTGCGGCGGTGCTACAGCCTGCTGCTCCTCAGGCGGCGGCGGTTAAATATTATGTGGTTTTAGATAGTTTAAAGTTTCGGACGGGCCCTTATTTGGATAGCACATTGATTCGGATTTTGCCGCATGGCGAAGAATTGATTTCTTTGAATAAGGTAACGGATTTTGAACAGGGCCTTAGAGTTTCTGTTGATGAATTTACGCGAGAGCCTTGGGTGAAAGTGCGCGATAAAAATGGCCGTGAAGGTTGGGTTTATGGTGCAGGTATTCGTCCTTACCGCAAAAATAAACCTGCGCCTCGGCCGGAGCCTGTGGTGGAAGAGGAAGCAGAGAATAGCAATAGCGAAACAGAACAGTAA
- a CDS encoding TonB-dependent receptor, producing MKKYYLSLLLLSVLTVAWGQRKASNGSQLIEGLLIDAETLEPLGGVIVFVEDSYPIISTSSDADGYFRLDRVPLGRQTLKAQKAGYRTFYTDNIVLRSSRPAYVEASMEAEKDLKWGDDFRENRPLNSSSVVSSRSFNVEETQRYPGAINDPSRMALSFPAVQSYWDNNADMIIRGNPTATQTFFLEGVELLGMGHFAAPMSRNGGVSALSIALLDKSDFSAGGFAAEYGNTQSAILDMHFRKGNPNHQAYSFRFGVIGIDFSAEGPIQRGQSSFLVNYRYSTLGLLSQFGLHVVRSNVANTFQDLSFNLNWESKDRRKEVRFFGLGGLGSEQWLIKEDTTNWINRLDHNSIDSRTANGTLGLKYSEVLGRGAYFQATLGASVNGTIYNVNNAPMDSVRIESNSLLVQQYSISGVYSKKLDQKFRLKTGLSVYGQLYDLHHDYYNYDTERLDTFLQTGLKFNYWARAYAQIQWNLSKRWQILGGGALLFQGYNNTYCIEPRTALMYRPSKKTKLALSYGVYGQLLPLGTYETQSKINPNETLKIAHSQHLILSWRQALRYDLSTLVEAWYQYGSNQPIGSETGSTFWLYNQRKSFGRVPLTSLGANRNYGIDLSIEKVFRRGFFLMSSLSLFRSNYRAIDDNWYRSRYDNNYVANFTTGYEWTLPKGGRLLCSARLLSNGGYRYMPADTAASLAQNRMVFDESQGYTLGQSDEDVPVYYRVDLRLAYRKNYKKSSLTLSLDVQNLTNNVNNLYQPFYHHLEDRIYNAYQSGLLPVLAMELDF from the coding sequence ATGAAAAAGTATTACCTGAGTTTATTGCTCTTGAGTGTATTGACTGTTGCTTGGGGGCAGCGGAAAGCAAGCAATGGCAGTCAATTGATTGAAGGGCTCTTAATAGATGCAGAAACCCTAGAGCCTTTGGGCGGGGTCATCGTTTTTGTAGAAGATAGCTACCCTATTATTTCTACAAGTTCTGATGCTGATGGCTATTTTCGTTTGGACCGTGTGCCACTAGGTCGGCAAACGCTCAAAGCACAAAAAGCAGGCTACCGTACTTTTTATACGGACAATATTGTTTTGCGCTCGTCTCGGCCTGCTTATGTTGAAGCGAGTATGGAGGCCGAAAAGGATTTGAAATGGGGAGATGATTTTAGAGAAAACCGGCCATTAAATAGCTCTTCTGTAGTTTCTTCTCGCTCCTTTAATGTAGAAGAAACACAGCGCTATCCTGGCGCAATCAACGATCCAAGTCGAATGGCACTCAGTTTTCCTGCGGTCCAATCTTATTGGGATAATAATGCAGATATGATTATTCGGGGAAACCCTACGGCTACCCAAACTTTTTTCTTAGAAGGGGTAGAACTCTTAGGAATGGGCCATTTTGCGGCGCCCATGAGTAGAAATGGAGGTGTATCGGCTTTGAGTATTGCGCTTTTAGATAAATCAGATTTTTCTGCAGGGGGCTTTGCTGCAGAATATGGCAATACCCAATCTGCTATTTTGGATATGCACTTTAGAAAGGGGAATCCAAATCATCAAGCTTATAGTTTTCGATTTGGAGTAATTGGTATTGATTTTAGTGCAGAGGGTCCCATTCAGAGAGGACAAAGTAGTTTTTTGGTGAACTATCGTTATTCTACCTTAGGATTGCTTTCTCAATTTGGTCTTCATGTGGTCCGTTCTAATGTGGCCAATACTTTTCAGGATTTATCTTTTAATTTAAATTGGGAATCAAAAGATCGTCGAAAAGAAGTTCGCTTTTTTGGTCTTGGCGGTTTGGGCTCTGAGCAGTGGCTGATTAAGGAAGATACGACTAATTGGATCAATCGCTTGGATCATAATAGTATTGATAGCCGTACTGCAAATGGAACTTTGGGCCTGAAATATAGTGAAGTCTTGGGCCGTGGGGCATATTTTCAAGCAACTTTGGGTGCTTCTGTAAATGGAACTATTTATAATGTGAATAACGCGCCCATGGATTCTGTTCGGATTGAGTCGAATAGCCTTTTGGTCCAACAATACAGCATTTCAGGCGTGTATAGCAAAAAACTAGATCAAAAGTTTCGTTTGAAAACGGGATTGAGTGTTTATGGGCAGCTATACGATTTGCATCACGATTATTATAATTACGATACCGAGCGACTAGATACTTTTTTACAAACTGGCTTGAAGTTTAATTATTGGGCCAGAGCTTATGCGCAAATTCAATGGAATCTCTCTAAGCGCTGGCAAATTTTGGGCGGTGGGGCCTTGCTCTTTCAAGGTTATAATAATACTTATTGTATTGAACCCCGAACAGCTTTGATGTATCGACCAAGCAAAAAAACAAAATTGGCCCTTTCTTATGGTGTTTATGGTCAATTGTTGCCTTTGGGCACTTATGAAACACAAAGCAAAATTAACCCCAACGAAACTTTAAAGATTGCGCATTCGCAGCATCTTATTTTAAGTTGGCGCCAAGCATTGCGTTATGATTTATCTACTTTGGTGGAAGCATGGTATCAGTATGGGAGTAACCAACCAATTGGTAGTGAGACGGGAAGTACATTTTGGTTATACAATCAAAGAAAGAGTTTTGGCCGCGTTCCGCTTACTTCTTTGGGCGCAAACCGAAATTATGGTATTGACCTGAGCATTGAGAAAGTATTTCGCAGAGGCTTTTTCTTGATGAGTTCGCTTTCGCTTTTTAGATCTAATTATAGAGCGATTGATGATAATTGGTATCGCAGTCGCTACGATAATAATTATGTAGCTAATTTTACCACGGGTTATGAGTGGACTTTGCCAAAAGGCGGACGATTATTGTGTAGTGCTCGTTTGTTGAGCAATGGCGGTTATCGTTATATGCCTGCCGATACGGCGGCTTCCTTGGCCCAAAACCGAATGGTTTTCGATGAAAGTCAAGGTTATACCTTAGGGCAATCAGATGAAGATGTACCTGTTTATTATCGGGTAGATTTGCGTTTGGCGTATCGAAAAAATTATAAAAAATCTTCTCTGACCCTTTCTTTGGATGTGCAAAACTTGACTAATAATGTCAATAATTTGTATCAGCCTTTTTATCATCATTTGGAAGATCGAATTTACAATGCCTATCAAAGTGGGTTGTTGCCTGTTCTTGCGATGGAGTTAGATTTTTAA
- a CDS encoding protoglobin domain-containing protein: MQTFTAEAYKLHFYISEETLGQIRSVSPQILTQLPQLVDDFYERMLSYPKFSAYAESEAQVQHLKNLHLRYWQSFWAAKVDENYIQSRKRIGEVHARVGLPMDLYYDGIVLFSKLFKTFFQQEKIASFDLWTAYNELLNMDTALIVDRYNSISNEVLELQNASLSTPVAQIWEEILFLPIVGIMDSKRSKDIMETVLNQIASKQAKVFVLDISGVAIMDTAVANHLLKISKASRLMGCRCILSGISPAVAQTIVELGIQLDEIETSGSMKEALTTAFELSGLQIASL; this comes from the coding sequence ATGCAGACTTTCACGGCCGAGGCCTATAAGCTCCATTTCTATATCAGTGAGGAGACTTTAGGGCAGATTCGTTCTGTTAGTCCCCAAATTCTTACCCAACTCCCCCAACTTGTTGACGATTTTTATGAACGCATGCTCAGCTACCCTAAATTTTCGGCCTATGCCGAATCAGAAGCACAGGTTCAGCATCTCAAGAACTTACATCTTCGCTACTGGCAAAGCTTTTGGGCTGCCAAAGTAGATGAGAACTACATTCAGAGTCGCAAGCGCATTGGCGAAGTACATGCTCGAGTAGGTTTACCTATGGACCTTTACTATGATGGCATCGTTCTCTTTTCGAAGTTATTCAAAACTTTTTTTCAGCAAGAAAAGATAGCCAGTTTCGATTTATGGACGGCCTATAATGAGTTGCTCAATATGGATACGGCCTTAATCGTAGATCGTTACAATTCTATTTCTAATGAGGTTCTAGAATTGCAAAACGCATCTTTATCTACCCCTGTTGCCCAAATTTGGGAGGAAATTCTATTTTTACCCATTGTAGGGATCATGGATTCTAAACGATCCAAAGATATTATGGAAACGGTACTCAATCAAATTGCCTCAAAACAAGCTAAGGTTTTTGTCTTAGACATTAGTGGAGTGGCTATTATGGATACCGCCGTAGCCAACCATCTCCTCAAAATTAGTAAGGCGAGCCGGCTGATGGGCTGCCGCTGCATTTTGTCTGGTATTTCTCCTGCAGTAGCCCAAACTATTGTAGAACTAGGCATTCAATTAGATGAAATTGAAACCAGCGGTAGTATGAAAGAGGCACTAACTACAGCCTTTGAACTCTCTGGCTTGCAGATTGCCAGTTTATAA
- a CDS encoding PspA/IM30 family protein, whose amino-acid sequence MWQFLKRLFRLGKAEANSALDKLENPIKMTKQGIRDLKTDLDKSLQSLAEVKAIAIRTNREVQTYKQNADDYEKKAMALLKRGQAGQMEPAEAERLATEALARREENLKLYQSALQNKKKYDGMVTTMEGKIRTLKSQIAKWENELRSLEARDKVSKATTKLNKQLSNIDSSGTMSMLERMKEKVEEQESLAEAYGDMADESKTIDDEIDTALNDPTVTASAALDDLKRKMGMLPAQEERIEIKEKSDVTIKIEVDDKTKGA is encoded by the coding sequence ATGTGGCAATTTTTGAAGCGCTTGTTCCGCCTTGGTAAAGCCGAAGCTAACTCTGCCCTTGATAAACTAGAGAATCCCATTAAAATGACTAAGCAGGGGATTCGCGATTTGAAAACAGACCTCGACAAAAGCCTACAAAGTTTGGCTGAGGTTAAGGCAATTGCAATTCGTACCAACCGCGAAGTACAAACCTACAAACAAAATGCGGATGATTACGAAAAGAAAGCTATGGCTTTACTCAAAAGAGGCCAAGCTGGACAAATGGAGCCTGCTGAGGCTGAGCGTCTAGCTACTGAGGCTTTGGCTCGTCGGGAGGAAAACCTTAAATTATATCAGTCGGCTCTTCAGAATAAGAAGAAATATGACGGTATGGTGACCACCATGGAAGGCAAAATTCGTACGCTCAAAAGCCAAATCGCTAAATGGGAGAACGAATTGCGCAGCCTAGAAGCTCGCGATAAAGTGAGTAAGGCAACCACCAAACTCAACAAACAATTGTCTAATATTGATTCTTCTGGAACCATGAGCATGCTTGAGCGCATGAAAGAAAAAGTGGAAGAGCAAGAATCTTTGGCTGAAGCTTATGGCGATATGGCTGATGAGAGCAAAACGATTGATGATGAAATCGATACTGCACTCAATGATCCTACCGTAACAGCTTCTGCTGCTTTGGATGATCTAAAACGCAAAATGGGAATGCTTCCTGCTCAGGAAGAGCGCATCGAAATCAAAGAGAAAAGTGATGTGACCATTAAGATTGAGGTAGATGACAAAACAAAAGGTGCTTAA
- a CDS encoding YbjN domain-containing protein, which produces MNSFEKVKNYLLEMGHEITHESVEDNIFVLNNENQGICNLMLDCEGEVLVMEQHIFDIEEKDAAFLKRLLQINRELIHGAFVLDEEGRRVLFRDTLALENLDRNELESSINAMAIALVEHAEEFMDVAAK; this is translated from the coding sequence ATGAATAGCTTTGAAAAAGTGAAGAATTATCTGCTGGAAATGGGCCATGAAATTACCCATGAAAGCGTGGAGGATAATATCTTTGTATTAAACAATGAGAATCAAGGTATTTGTAATTTAATGTTGGACTGCGAGGGCGAAGTCCTTGTTATGGAACAGCACATTTTTGATATTGAGGAAAAAGACGCTGCTTTTTTGAAGCGTTTGCTACAGATTAACCGCGAACTCATTCATGGCGCTTTTGTTTTGGATGAAGAGGGACGTCGAGTGCTTTTCCGCGACACATTGGCCCTAGAGAATTTGGACCGCAATGAGCTAGAGTCTTCAATTAACGCTATGGCGATTGCTTTGGTAGAACATGCTGAAGAATTTATGGACGTAGCGGCCAAATAA